A single Vigna radiata var. radiata cultivar VC1973A chromosome 8, Vradiata_ver6, whole genome shotgun sequence DNA region contains:
- the LOC106770450 gene encoding pectinesterase inhibitor-like, whose translation MGSKANFFWLLATCMCIIVAHHEAGAAEQLRGKALIQDVCKTRGNSELCMKVLSADPSSPNATLTDLAIITLKAAAENASGILVDAKKMIDDPNLEPAIQQGLADCSENLLDAESQIQDTIASVLSNDKIDALVWLKAALAAIDTCDDSIPGDDDILSRRSVSFRQLCNIAVAINKRMMGIES comes from the coding sequence atggGAAGCAAAGCAAATTTCTTCTGGCTATTGGCGACGTGCATGTGTATTATTGTAGCGCATCACGAAGCCGGTGCTGCAGAACAATTGCGAGGCAAAGCGCTAATCCAGGATGTCTGCAAGACTAGGGGAAACAGTGAACTGTGCATGAAGGTGCTTTCAGCGGACCCAAGCAGCCCAAATGCCACCCTAACGGACCTGGCAATAATAACGCTGAAGGCGGCGGCGGAAAACGCCAGCGGCATATTAGTGGACGCCAAGAAGATGATCGATGACCCGAACTTGGAACCAGCAATACAACAGGGGCTTGCTGATTGCTCGGAGAATCTCTTGGATGCAGAAAGTCAAATTCAAGACACTATTGCTTCCGTTTTGTCTAACGATAAGATAGATGCCCTAGTGTGGCTGAAGGCAGCCCTAGCTGCAATTGACACATGTGACGACTCCATCCCCGGGGACGATGACATTCTCTCTAGAAGGAGTGTAAGCTTTCGCCAACTCTGCAACATTGCCGTCGCCATCAACAAGAGAATGATGGGCATTGAATCCTAG
- the LOC106770451 gene encoding protein MAIN-LIKE 1-like — MAFARHLPVDMSLLRLQDNHVVKAIWEGSERVLRPRRHALWITKHVDELDERVINILQAVGFHHILKVSNMEINHILVTALVERWRIETHTFHLPLGETAVSLEDVALQLGLPIEGNVVTIISSRPLTLFCQQLLGHVPLENTIRGNKIKLSWLNNTFRQLPHDAPDEVVEQYARAYLLLIIGNILIKDTFASMVHLMYLPVLADLQMVVNYS, encoded by the coding sequence ATGGCTTTTGCACGTCATCTTCCCGTTGACATGTCTCTTTTGCGTCTTCAAGACAACCACGTTGTTAAGGCAATTTGGGAAGGAAGTGAAAGAGTTCTTCGACCCAGAAGACATGCATTATGGATAACAAAGCATGTCGATGAACTAGACGAAAGAGTTATCAACATACTACAAGCAGTCGGTTTTCACCATATTTTGAAGGTGTCAAATATGGAAATAAATCACATCCTAGTCACTGCTTTAGTGGAAAGGTGGAGAATTGAGACTCATACTTTCCACTTGCCTCTGGGGGAGACTGCGGTATCATTGGAAGACGTTGCATTGCAACTAGGGCTTCCGATTGAAGGTAATGTTGTCACTATCATCAGCAGTAGACCTCTGACATTATTTTGCCAGCAATTATTAGGGCATGTTCCACTGGAAAACACTATCAGGGGCAACAAAATCAAATTGTCGTGGCTGAATAATACATTTCGGCAGTTACCTCATGATGCCCCCGATGAGGTAGTGGAACAATACGCTCGAGCGTACTTGTTGTTGATAATTGGCAACATACTAATAAAAGATACTTTTGCAAGCATGGTACATTTGATGTATCTACCAGTTTTAGCTGACTTGCAGATGGTGGTAAACTACAGCTAG